The Phragmites australis chromosome 15, lpPhrAust1.1, whole genome shotgun sequence genome window below encodes:
- the LOC133892257 gene encoding uncharacterized protein LOC133892257 — MKKEALATFAGCPLLLQLWSYEHFAIGRPVVDRSPYPEEWYGEMEEDAPTMASLWCRRRPHWAHEQPRSAYEHFRTQFDRLRPNDVVWEPYNVRGVHTRAGSGLSPLCTRDEEYWLTKAPLVFDIYVEEYSPQRVMRQFGRHQAFPLVPIRTVPLHDVVDEAHPHTEGNFTEYLRWYVPPTRTRVTYTPDDVRGHVASTTETYPVHWDEDAALATDIIYDVNRDAAAAMDRVRQGHHLSASDVASFIRRVFDKTTRALKLTSCRSTTDAAGPPPRTSGAHAESSRPSDVHRRSSVSAPTRPLLSRLGGSEQHGPSPQVSTQPRRLSPVRPQSGYFGDEAGPSSAAPHPTPTPPPPATYYGTSAWPSSAAPSYHAGPSSQYTWTPAEPSQSSYPSQEDEAGPDTAYDIVRDFFGGTPDYDVLQRSQVSSAPLRTQPTHDEPSTPVVPTRPSRHVGPPDPLTYSRGHVRVNQRHRDHDGAHGRRQRGRHE; from the exons atgaagaaggaggcgctagccacttttgccgggtgtccacttcttcttcagctatggtcgtacgagcatttcgccataggtaggccggtggtggatcgctccccgtacccagaggagtggtacggcgagatggaagaggacgcgccgacaatggcctcgctgtggtgtcgtcgacgg ccacactgggcccacgagcagcctcgcagcgcgtacgagcattttcgtacccagtttgacaggctacgtcctaacgatgtggtatgggagccatacaacgtTCGGGGCGTTCATACACGTGCAGGGTCgggattgtcacccttgtgcacccgtgacgaggagtactggctcaccaaggcgccccttgtcttcgacatctacgtcgaagagtactcaccgcagcgcgtcatgcggcagtttggccgtcaccaggcattcccgctcgtccccatccgtacagtccccttgcac GACGTTGTTGATGAGGCGCATCCCCACACCGAGGGAAACTTTacggagtacctacggtggtacgtacctCCTACGCGGactcgtgtcacctacacccctgatgatgtccggggccacgtcgcatcgacaacggagacatacccggtgcattgggacgaggacgccgctttagca acagatatcatttatgatgtaaatagggatgcagctgctgccatggaccgcgtccggcaagggcatcacctaagtgcgtcggatgttgcgagcttcattagacgggttttcgataagacgacgcgcgccctgaaactcacctcctgccgatctaccacagatgcagcagggccgcctcccaggacgagtggtgcacacgccgagtcgtctcggccgtcagacgtgcaccgacgttcttcagtgtcggcacccacacgacccctcctatcacgtcttggagggtccgagcaacatg gtccgtctccacaagtctcgacgcagcctcgcagattgagccctgtacgtccacagtcag gttacttcggtgacgaggccggtccgtcttcggcggccccacaccctacccccaccccccccccccccgcaacgtactacggcacgtcagcgtggccttcttctgctgcaccgtcgtaccacgcag gcccctccagccagtacacatggacgcctgccgagccttcacagtcctcctaccctagtcaggaggatgaggctggccccgacaccgcatacgacatcgtccgtgacttcttcgggggcacacctgactacgacgtccttcagcggtcccaggtttccagtgcaccgcttcggacccagcccacgcatgacgagccctcgacaccggtggtccctactaggcctagcagacacgtcggcccacctgaccccctcacctactccaggggtcacgtgagggttaaccagcggcatcgggaccacgatggggcgcacggacgacggcaacgagggaggcatgagtag
- the LOC133893534 gene encoding uncharacterized protein LOC133893534 produces MHLLCRDGSAFDPRAFGPYRGQEASQLLIRRAPDGPRSVSPTRPWRAADGRRALDPQVGSGRTPTALPVGRGPNDGGPRGCGPSFLLRSVADSSTGRPLEAGDTYVPPTVRRDDPDPAGRLLPLRPSLRGSCGWGDRYAG; encoded by the exons atgcacctgttgtgtag agatggctcagccttcgaccccagagcttttggaccctaccgtggacaagaagcatcgcagcttcttatccgccgagcaccagacggacctaggagtgtttcgcccacgaggccctggagagctgctgacggtagacgagcgctggacccacag gttgggagcggtcggactcctaccgctttgccagttggtcgaggcccgaacGACGGAGgaccccgaggttgcggcccgtcgtttctacttcgatcggtcgctgatagcagcactggtcgaccgttggaggccggagacacatacgttccacctaccgtgcggagagatgaccccgaccctgcaggacgtctcctacctcttaggccttccttgcgcgggagctgcggttggggtgatcgatatgcaggctga
- the LOC133892258 gene encoding non-specific lipid transfer protein GPI-anchored 20-like, producing the protein RRPGRASLVTSFTPCLDFITNGTASLTADCCRSLGALVKASTGCACLILTGNVPLGVPINRTLAVTLPKACNSMSVPLQCRAPATPGPEAPAPPAEPTATPPVSQGQTRPMVVPSSARTASSHVPATAAFLLLLLAAGAAVV; encoded by the exons CGGCGTCCGGGCAGGGCGTCGCTGGTCACCAGCTTCACCCCGTGCCTCGACTTCATCACGAACGGCACCGCTTCCCTGACGGCCGACTGCTGCCGGTCCCTGGGGGCGCTGGTGAAAGCGAGCACCGGCTGCGCGTGCCTCATCCTCACCGGGAACGTGCCGCTCGGCGTGCCCATCAACCGGACGCTCGCCGTCACGCTGCCCAAGGCGTGCAACTCCATGTCCGTCCCGCTGCAGTGCCGAG CGCCGGCAACGCCAGGGCCTGAAGCGCCGGCACCGCCAGCGGAGCCCACCGCGACGCCGCCGGTCAGCCAGGGGCAGACGAGGCCGATGGTGGTGCCCAGCTCCGCCAGGACAGCGAGCTCTCACGTGCCCGCGACGGCCGCgttcctcctgctgctgctcgcgGCTGGGGCCGCGGTGGTGTGA
- the LOC133891926 gene encoding non-specific lipid transfer protein GPI-anchored 5-like: MAARGVASLAVAVMVVVVLLAGGATAQSPSSPSNQCTSVLVSLSPCLNYISGNESTAPASCCTQLAKVVQSDPQCLCVALNADPASLGLNVNRTRALGLPDACKVKTPDVSNCKGAAASPTSPSSSGTPAGQTPASGATGSKTTPTTSETGAAASPRGSAGLVAGFIVAAVLAVFAV, encoded by the exons ATGGCGGCAAGAGGGGTGGCCAGCCTCGCGGTGGCggtgatggttgtggtggtACTTTTGGCCGGCGGCGCGACCGCGCAGTCGCCTTCGTCGCCGTCGAACCAGTGCACGTCGGTGCTGGTGAGCCTGTCGCCGTGCCTGAACTACATCTCGGGCAATGAGTCCACGGCGCCGGCGTCCTGCTGCACGCAGCTGGCCAAGGTGGTGCAGTCGGACCCGCAGTGCCTCTGCGTCGCGCTCAACGCCGACCCGGCGTCGCTCGGGCTCAACGTCAACCGGACCCGCGCGCTGGGGCTTCCCGACGCGTGCAAGGTCAAGACGCCGGACGTCAGCAACTGCAAGGGCGCCGCTGCTTCTCCGACATCGCCGTCGTCGTCCGGGACGCCGGCGGGGCAGACGCCAGCTTCCGGCGCCACAG GGTCCAAGACGACGCCGACGACATCCGAGACCGGTGCCGCAGCGTCGCCTCGGGGGTCGGCCGGCCTTGTCGCCGGTTTCATCGTCGCGGCCGTTCTCGCCGTCTTCGCGGTGTGA